From a region of the Paenibacillus sp. R14(2021) genome:
- a CDS encoding DUF805 domain-containing protein, which produces MDWYLKVLQNYAVFTGRARRKEFWMFILFNILMSIALTIVDHMLGTYRVLSMLYSLAVIVPSIAVMVRRLHDTGRSGWWYLLVLIPFVGGIILLVFACQDSDPGSNRYGPNPKL; this is translated from the coding sequence ATGGATTGGTATTTGAAGGTGCTGCAAAATTATGCGGTCTTCACCGGAAGAGCCAGGCGCAAAGAGTTCTGGATGTTTATTTTGTTCAATATCCTGATGTCGATTGCACTGACGATTGTGGACCATATGCTGGGCACGTACCGGGTCTTGTCCATGCTGTATTCCTTGGCGGTTATTGTGCCGTCGATCGCAGTCATGGTCCGCAGGCTGCATGATACGGGCAGGAGCGGGTGGTGGTATTTGCTCGTCCTTATTCCTTTTGTCGGCGGCATTATTCTGCTTGTGTTTGCCTGCCAGGACAGCGACCCCGGATCGAACCGGTACGGCCCGAACCCGAAGCTCTGA
- a CDS encoding GNAT family N-acetyltransferase, with protein sequence MSTRSAVSDDAPQVIPLIMEAIGSIAYLLTGTPDEAETTARLTDFFKQPGNRISYTHVIVEERDGRTAGMLVAYSGNEADKLDEPFRRRILRDFGQAHSGIIREARDGEFYLDALAVAEDFRGQGIASLLMAAAEQRALEQGFNRTALIVESGNERAHRLYARNGYREADMVRIGGGDYRRMAKELKHLQH encoded by the coding sequence TTGAGTACAAGATCGGCCGTTAGCGACGATGCACCGCAGGTAATTCCCTTGATAATGGAAGCCATTGGCTCAATCGCTTACCTTCTCACAGGTACGCCGGACGAGGCGGAGACCACTGCACGGCTGACCGATTTCTTCAAGCAGCCGGGCAACCGCATCAGCTATACGCATGTCATCGTGGAAGAACGGGACGGCCGAACTGCGGGCATGCTTGTCGCTTATTCCGGCAATGAGGCGGATAAGCTGGACGAGCCCTTCCGAAGGCGAATCCTTCGCGATTTCGGGCAGGCACACAGCGGCATCATCCGCGAAGCCAGAGACGGGGAGTTCTACCTGGACGCCCTTGCGGTTGCGGAAGATTTCCGAGGGCAGGGCATTGCCTCGCTGTTGATGGCAGCCGCCGAGCAGCGCGCATTGGAGCAGGGCTTCAATCGGACGGCATTGATCGTGGAATCCGGTAACGAGCGCGCTCACCGGCTGTATGCTAGAAACGGCTATAGGGAGGCAGACATGGTGCGGATCGGAGGCGGTGATTATCGCCGAATGGCGAAGGAACTGAAGCACCTGCAGCACTAG
- a CDS encoding phytanoyl-CoA dioxygenase family protein, whose translation MVHAKMQLSEDQVAFYRENGFVQVDGVLSPEELAELREYMDETMNNAGGRGLQTDQAGGAYYKVLNQRVNTWRDHGGMARFVLGERFADMGKQLTGFEGIRLFHDHALLKMPGDSKVTPWHQDRPYWPMNEMKTLNAFSIWIALDDVDENNGCMMFVPKSQKIRNLKGVDLVTPEDIFAQEGAKEMDRNTAVICRMKAGSCTFHDGMTFHFAHANATDKPRRALAIIFMEDGTTYSGVGHPITDGLGLAVGDKLQGGLMPKLA comes from the coding sequence ATGGTACATGCAAAAATGCAGCTTAGCGAGGATCAAGTGGCGTTCTATCGCGAGAATGGTTTTGTACAGGTTGACGGCGTGCTGTCGCCCGAGGAACTCGCCGAGCTTCGCGAGTATATGGACGAGACGATGAACAATGCGGGTGGCCGGGGGTTGCAGACCGACCAAGCCGGGGGCGCTTATTATAAAGTACTCAATCAGCGCGTGAATACCTGGCGGGATCACGGCGGAATGGCGCGCTTCGTGCTTGGGGAGCGGTTTGCGGATATGGGCAAGCAGCTGACGGGCTTCGAGGGCATCCGACTGTTCCACGATCACGCGCTGCTCAAGATGCCCGGCGATTCCAAGGTGACGCCATGGCATCAAGACCGTCCGTACTGGCCGATGAACGAGATGAAGACGCTGAACGCCTTCTCCATCTGGATCGCGCTCGACGATGTCGACGAGAACAACGGCTGCATGATGTTCGTGCCGAAATCGCAGAAGATCCGCAATCTCAAAGGCGTCGATCTAGTGACGCCGGAAGATATTTTCGCCCAAGAGGGCGCGAAGGAAATGGATCGCAACACGGCGGTCATCTGCCGGATGAAGGCCGGCAGCTGTACGTTCCACGACGGCATGACCTTTCATTTCGCGCATGCCAATGCAACGGATAAGCCGCGCCGGGCGCTGGCAATCATCTTCATGGAGGACGGCACGACCTACAGCGGCGTAGGCCATCCCATCACGGACGGCCTCGGACTAGCGGTGGGAGATAAGCTGCAGGGCGGCTTGATGCCGAAGCTGGCCTAG
- a CDS encoding S-layer homology domain-containing protein, whose protein sequence is MHHRKVVRKALSLSLVLAVLISSLFGSMASASPSTSIGVEPGTAHEQPAVQNAAAAQFDTLTPSETNVAFALSEGSHPVTVEAKYKDGSAKDVTTQGVWMSMNPAVAVVNRGVITAKAAGTTEVRLNLGDAVVNVPVTITAGAGAPEAAEPLEPTLVTYLLSTLNVFVEADTNYPLHLHGTFTDGSTRDITADAVWSTDDAEVATVSHGMIKGIKGGASTFIRVKYGSMPTLSIAVTVQKDPIPFQLFGLLMSEDVLKIMETDVPHKIYADLEYPDQDRYEVTNLGKWYSKDESIATVDQNGVITPVGKGMTYIYFEYKYTAPSGTEGEDGYDDGLLVNAVQVFVGGPFKLERFTPDMMAQLELDTPVSLPPRSYQEITIMGVYSEDPRTGQNYNADDVTGDIEWTVADKSIATINDSGRIFAGGKEGTTTITGHYLALEPFTFNVTVTKAAAANKVLNLVAEPTYVEIKDGKPVQSPIIKAIYNDGTVEDVTSKIAGSDWLASDASVAYHSDNGTIVAESVGSAVLGAIYKDEIAIIPVIVKQAEPKTAVSLSVTPDSLNLQLGKHEALSVEAVMSGGEKLDKTQAAVYRSANPQVVSVNRKGEITAVGKGTAAIEVSYGGQQQSVTIEVAASEGLPPVTETPKQITGVTVSDPKITLDVTAGPRTVTVQAAYSDGTSADVTAQGKWSTQDAGVVTVKDGVLTPVAPGSTRVHLVLDGAVIAVRVTVKEGDFSSNVRVADEGAAAEPTVDALLLSTTKILVQKGAKYPVQLLAVKSDGTTEDVSDQAAWSVYDTEIADVVSENGAVSILGKSTGNEIPLPGYQKFGRTTLTVGYGDFTPTIVNVAVTEQPDQPDVLDIGFRTYERLWYFDDASFRLYKGQAPYELKPFALDTTGDTFPAEGQWTFSQPGIVDVNVDSGFEALGTGETDAVFTYERYGLTYKRTLHFEVVDLQGITADADEAAGVYSVDVHPQGSSLVALKETYVDKDGQSHTDPLSGFVNWQIDDPDLVAMYDEQPYVRFVAGTKEGTTRVTGDYFGHEIAFDVTVTKNPIKPKIMTLVADPTYYVFDDADDQPVAPVVKAIYSDATVQTLNNADLTWFSGDPTIADLTEDGKIMRTNRKGGTNVVGQYKGIPVRVPVISTYSDATPVATGLTITPDLTSMTVGGTQQLKATATMSDLSEPVVTDLAMFESKNPDVVTISEDGLVTAVKPGTAKLRVYYWGFNEYLTITVTQANTGGSGPIVTPPTPPVTDPVSDQAPVTPTPETPVLNASVDGAAVKDRIGKAKADPTSVTFSDVPSTSWSASAIELASKAGFVQGYADGSFLPKKNVTRAEFASMLAKALGLSESASVSFTDVKDNNWAHGAISALEALGFIKGYGDGSFKPNQQITRAEMVAILAKVIDFGKAAHNSTFTDLNNHWAAKAIDALTEAGVVKGRGENTFAPNANATREEAVVLILRALNASLDLGLTE, encoded by the coding sequence ATGCATCATCGGAAGGTTGTCAGAAAAGCTCTATCATTATCGCTAGTATTAGCCGTACTCATTAGTTCGTTGTTCGGCAGCATGGCTTCTGCCTCGCCAAGCACGAGTATCGGCGTCGAGCCGGGAACCGCGCATGAACAACCGGCCGTCCAGAATGCAGCGGCTGCGCAGTTCGATACGCTGACGCCAAGCGAGACAAATGTTGCTTTCGCCTTATCGGAGGGAAGCCATCCGGTGACGGTCGAAGCGAAGTACAAGGATGGTTCGGCGAAAGACGTGACAACGCAAGGCGTCTGGATGTCTATGAATCCCGCCGTCGCCGTTGTCAACCGGGGCGTCATTACGGCCAAAGCGGCCGGAACGACGGAAGTGCGCCTCAATCTCGGCGACGCCGTCGTCAACGTTCCTGTTACGATCACCGCGGGCGCCGGAGCGCCGGAAGCGGCAGAGCCTTTGGAACCGACGCTTGTCACATACCTGCTGTCCACGTTGAACGTGTTCGTCGAGGCGGACACGAACTATCCGCTTCATCTGCATGGAACGTTCACGGACGGGTCAACGCGGGATATTACGGCCGATGCCGTCTGGAGCACGGACGATGCCGAGGTAGCGACCGTGTCACACGGCATGATCAAGGGCATTAAGGGCGGCGCTTCGACATTCATCCGCGTGAAATACGGCAGCATGCCGACGCTGTCGATCGCGGTCACCGTTCAGAAGGACCCGATTCCGTTTCAGTTGTTCGGTCTTCTGATGTCGGAAGACGTGCTGAAGATCATGGAGACCGACGTGCCGCATAAGATCTACGCGGACCTGGAATATCCCGATCAGGATCGTTACGAGGTGACGAATCTGGGCAAATGGTATTCGAAAGACGAATCCATTGCTACGGTAGACCAGAACGGCGTTATTACGCCGGTCGGCAAAGGCATGACCTATATTTATTTCGAGTATAAGTATACAGCGCCGTCCGGCACGGAAGGCGAAGACGGCTACGACGACGGCCTGCTCGTCAATGCCGTGCAGGTATTCGTCGGCGGACCGTTCAAGCTGGAGCGGTTTACGCCGGACATGATGGCGCAATTGGAGCTCGACACTCCTGTTTCGCTCCCGCCTCGGAGCTATCAGGAAATTACGATCATGGGCGTTTACTCCGAGGATCCTCGGACAGGCCAAAACTATAACGCCGATGACGTCACGGGCGATATTGAATGGACCGTAGCGGATAAGTCCATCGCGACCATCAACGATTCCGGCCGCATTTTTGCAGGCGGCAAGGAAGGCACGACGACCATTACGGGCCATTATTTAGCACTCGAACCCTTCACGTTCAACGTGACGGTAACGAAGGCAGCCGCCGCCAACAAGGTGCTGAATTTGGTGGCCGAGCCGACCTACGTGGAAATTAAGGATGGAAAACCTGTTCAATCGCCAATCATCAAAGCCATTTACAATGACGGCACGGTGGAGGACGTCACGTCCAAGATCGCGGGCAGCGACTGGCTCGCTTCCGATGCATCGGTAGCCTACCACAGCGACAACGGTACGATCGTTGCCGAATCCGTCGGATCGGCCGTTCTCGGCGCGATCTACAAGGATGAAATTGCTATTATTCCTGTCATCGTGAAGCAAGCGGAACCAAAGACGGCGGTCTCTCTTTCCGTGACCCCCGACTCTCTGAATTTGCAGCTCGGCAAGCATGAAGCGTTGTCGGTCGAAGCGGTCATGTCCGGCGGCGAGAAGCTGGATAAAACGCAGGCCGCTGTCTACCGCTCGGCCAACCCGCAGGTGGTCTCCGTCAACCGCAAGGGCGAGATCACAGCTGTCGGCAAAGGAACGGCAGCCATCGAGGTGTCGTATGGCGGACAGCAGCAATCAGTCACGATTGAGGTGGCAGCTTCCGAAGGATTGCCGCCGGTTACAGAGACACCGAAGCAGATTACCGGTGTTACCGTAAGCGATCCAAAAATAACGCTGGATGTTACGGCAGGTCCTCGCACGGTCACCGTTCAGGCTGCCTACAGTGACGGCACGAGCGCGGACGTAACGGCGCAAGGCAAGTGGTCGACGCAGGATGCCGGCGTGGTGACGGTCAAGGACGGCGTCTTGACGCCGGTGGCTCCTGGCTCTACCCGCGTGCATCTGGTACTGGACGGCGCGGTCATCGCGGTTCGGGTAACAGTTAAGGAAGGCGACTTCTCCTCCAACGTCAGAGTGGCGGACGAAGGCGCGGCAGCGGAACCGACGGTTGACGCGCTGCTTCTGTCAACGACGAAGATTTTGGTGCAAAAAGGGGCCAAATACCCCGTCCAGCTGCTCGCTGTCAAGAGCGACGGCACGACGGAGGACGTGAGCGACCAAGCAGCATGGTCGGTCTATGATACCGAAATTGCCGACGTGGTGAGTGAGAACGGCGCCGTCAGCATCCTCGGAAAATCGACCGGGAACGAGATTCCGCTTCCGGGCTATCAGAAGTTCGGCAGAACGACGCTTACCGTCGGATACGGCGATTTTACGCCGACGATCGTGAACGTGGCCGTTACCGAGCAGCCGGATCAGCCGGACGTGCTCGACATCGGCTTCCGGACTTACGAACGTTTGTGGTACTTCGACGACGCGTCCTTCAGACTGTACAAGGGGCAAGCGCCTTACGAGCTGAAGCCGTTCGCGTTGGATACGACGGGCGACACCTTCCCGGCGGAAGGCCAGTGGACGTTCTCGCAGCCGGGCATCGTGGATGTCAACGTGGACAGCGGCTTCGAGGCCTTAGGAACCGGAGAGACGGATGCCGTGTTCACGTACGAGCGTTACGGCTTGACCTATAAGCGTACGCTTCACTTCGAGGTCGTAGACCTGCAAGGCATCACAGCCGATGCGGACGAAGCGGCCGGCGTCTATTCTGTCGACGTTCATCCGCAAGGCTCATCGCTCGTCGCCTTGAAAGAAACGTATGTGGATAAAGACGGCCAATCGCATACCGATCCCCTGTCCGGGTTCGTCAATTGGCAGATCGATGATCCTGATCTCGTCGCCATGTACGACGAGCAGCCTTATGTTCGTTTTGTCGCCGGGACGAAAGAGGGCACGACACGGGTAACCGGCGATTACTTCGGCCATGAGATCGCGTTCGACGTGACTGTGACGAAGAACCCGATCAAGCCGAAAATCATGACGCTTGTCGCAGATCCGACGTATTACGTGTTCGATGACGCCGACGATCAGCCGGTCGCTCCAGTGGTCAAAGCCATCTACAGCGACGCGACTGTTCAGACACTGAACAATGCGGATTTGACATGGTTCAGCGGCGATCCGACGATTGCCGACCTCACGGAGGACGGCAAAATTATGCGGACGAACCGTAAAGGCGGAACCAACGTCGTCGGCCAATATAAGGGTATCCCGGTCAGGGTACCGGTCATCTCGACCTATTCGGATGCGACGCCGGTTGCTACAGGCTTGACCATTACACCTGATTTGACATCGATGACGGTCGGCGGAACGCAGCAGTTGAAGGCAACGGCTACGATGAGCGATCTGAGCGAGCCTGTCGTGACGGATCTCGCGATGTTCGAATCGAAGAATCCAGACGTGGTTACCATCAGCGAAGATGGGCTCGTCACCGCCGTTAAGCCAGGTACGGCGAAGCTGCGCGTTTACTATTGGGGCTTCAACGAATACCTGACGATTACGGTTACGCAGGCCAATACGGGCGGTTCGGGCCCGATTGTAACGCCTCCGACTCCTCCGGTAACGGACCCTGTTTCGGATCAGGCGCCAGTCACGCCGACGCCGGAAACACCTGTATTGAACGCTTCCGTGGATGGTGCAGCGGTGAAAGACCGTATCGGCAAAGCGAAGGCAGATCCGACGTCGGTTACGTTCAGCGACGTTCCGTCTACTTCCTGGAGCGCTTCGGCCATCGAATTGGCCTCGAAGGCCGGGTTTGTCCAAGGCTATGCGGACGGCTCGTTCCTGCCGAAGAAGAACGTGACGCGTGCTGAATTTGCATCGATGCTTGCGAAAGCACTTGGCCTGAGCGAATCGGCATCGGTCTCGTTCACGGATGTGAAAGACAACAACTGGGCGCATGGCGCGATCAGCGCGCTTGAAGCACTGGGCTTCATTAAGGGGTACGGCGACGGATCCTTTAAGCCGAACCAGCAGATTACACGTGCAGAAATGGTTGCGATTCTGGCTAAGGTCATCGACTTTGGCAAAGCCGCTCATAACAGCACGTTTACCGATTTGAATAACCATTGGGCAGCCAAAGCGATCGATGCATTGACCGAAGCAGGCGTCGTGAAAGGCAGAGGGGAAAATACCTTTGCACCGAACGCGAACGCAACGCGCGAAGAGGCTGTGGTCCTCATCCTGCGTGCGCTGAATGCGAGCTTGGACTTAGGGTTAACCGAATAA
- a CDS encoding bifunctional 5,10-methylenetetrahydrofolate dehydrogenase/5,10-methenyltetrahydrofolate cyclohydrolase, with protein MVNGEKLNLDGNAVADSIKLQLEERIKQLKERGITPCLATILVGDDPSSATYVRMKGNACKRLGITSMRVELPASTSTETLIAAIRGLNEDRSVHGILLQHPVPHHIDERAAFEAIAIEKDVDGVTALGYAQNAFGFADYPSCTPAAIMAILAYYKLPVRGKHAVVIGRSPILGKPVSAMLLNADATVTTCHSRTSNLAAMVRLADIVVAAVGKPKFVQGDWIKPGAVVIDAGYNPGNVGDADYEACLAKASAITPVPAGVGPVTIAMLLKHTVHAAEKFGG; from the coding sequence ATGGTAAACGGGGAAAAGTTGAATTTGGACGGCAATGCCGTTGCAGACAGCATTAAGCTTCAGTTGGAGGAACGCATCAAGCAGCTGAAGGAGCGCGGCATTACGCCCTGCCTGGCGACGATTCTGGTCGGGGATGATCCTTCGTCGGCGACTTACGTGCGAATGAAAGGCAATGCGTGCAAGCGGCTCGGGATTACGTCCATGCGCGTCGAGCTGCCTGCAAGCACATCAACGGAAACGCTGATCGCCGCCATTCGGGGGCTGAACGAGGATCGTTCCGTGCACGGCATCCTGCTGCAGCATCCCGTTCCGCACCACATCGACGAGCGCGCGGCGTTCGAGGCGATCGCGATCGAGAAGGACGTGGACGGCGTAACGGCGCTCGGCTATGCGCAGAACGCGTTCGGATTCGCGGATTATCCGTCGTGCACGCCTGCGGCCATAATGGCGATTCTGGCATATTACAAGCTGCCCGTTCGGGGCAAGCATGCCGTTGTTATCGGCAGGAGCCCCATCCTCGGCAAGCCGGTGTCGGCCATGCTGCTGAATGCGGATGCGACGGTCACGACCTGCCATTCGCGAACCTCGAACTTGGCCGCGATGGTGCGCCTGGCGGATATCGTCGTCGCGGCCGTCGGCAAGCCGAAATTCGTGCAGGGCGACTGGATCAAGCCCGGCGCGGTCGTGATTGATGCCGGGTATAACCCCGGGAATGTCGGCGATGCGGATTATGAGGCTTGCTTGGCGAAGGCTAGTGCCATCACCCCGGTTCCCGCGGGCGTCGGACCGGTTACGATTGCGATGCTGCTCAAGCACACGGTGCATGCGGCGGAGAAGTTCGGGGGTTGA
- the coaD gene encoding pantetheine-phosphate adenylyltransferase → MRVVYAGSFDPITLGHISVIERAGSLFEEVHVIIANNRGKKHDFDIAQRTELVQLSVSGMDNVRVVPYEGIVADYVNANDVKAVIRGIRNSTDLEYELQLEQYMRCTTKADTVYLSPYTKDIQTSSSLVRMFIQSNKIEQAEAYMHPDAYAKMVTYTV, encoded by the coding sequence ATGAGAGTTGTTTACGCAGGAAGCTTCGATCCCATTACACTGGGGCATATCTCGGTCATCGAGCGGGCGGGAAGCCTGTTTGAAGAGGTGCATGTCATTATCGCGAACAATCGGGGCAAAAAGCATGATTTCGATATCGCGCAGCGAACGGAGCTCGTGCAGCTATCCGTGTCGGGTATGGACAATGTGCGAGTTGTTCCGTACGAAGGCATCGTGGCCGATTACGTGAACGCGAATGACGTCAAGGCCGTCATTCGCGGCATCCGCAACTCCACGGATCTCGAATACGAGCTGCAGCTGGAGCAATATATGCGCTGCACGACCAAAGCGGATACCGTCTACCTCTCGCCGTACACGAAGGACATTCAGACGAGCAGCTCGCTCGTGCGGATGTTTATCCAATCGAACAAGATCGAGCAGGCCGAGGCCTATATGCATCCGGATGCGTATGCGAAGATGGTGACATATACGGTGTAG
- a CDS encoding phosphoesterase has product MQKVFFISDHHFGHQAIIDFESRPFAHAEEMNESMIEKWNAVVGKEDKVFHLGDFSFLNRERTKAIVERLNGYKHLILGNHDRGRSRSWWLDVGFDEVSEHPIIYKDFFFLSHEPMYMNKHMPYVNVHGHIHGQKYAGINYFNACVEHWDYTPLTFEQIRDAVVPSEEQA; this is encoded by the coding sequence ATGCAGAAGGTGTTTTTCATATCCGACCATCACTTTGGTCATCAAGCAATCATTGACTTCGAATCGAGGCCGTTCGCGCATGCGGAGGAGATGAACGAGTCGATGATCGAGAAGTGGAATGCGGTCGTCGGCAAAGAGGACAAAGTGTTTCATTTGGGCGACTTTTCATTCTTGAACCGAGAGCGGACGAAGGCGATCGTGGAGCGGCTGAACGGTTATAAGCATCTTATTCTCGGCAACCATGACCGCGGCCGTTCACGCAGCTGGTGGCTGGATGTCGGCTTCGATGAAGTGAGCGAGCATCCGATCATCTACAAGGATTTCTTCTTTCTCTCGCATGAGCCGATGTATATGAACAAGCATATGCCGTACGTGAACGTACACGGCCATATTCATGGGCAGAAGTATGCGGGCATCAACTATTTCAACGCCTGCGTGGAGCATTGGGACTATACGCCGCTTACCTTCGAGCAAATTCGCGATGCCGTCGTACCGAGCGAGGAACAGGCATGA
- a CDS encoding zinc-binding dehydrogenase has translation MQALMYEGPKVMQIREVGLPAAGEDDIVIRVAYSGICGSELSGYLGKNTLRKPPMIFGHEFSGTIAAIGGRAEAGGRWRIGQRVTANPLVTCGHCEPCLSGRQQLCLSRQLLSAALPGSNAEYVKLPAAFVYALPDEVTLRQAAMTEPAACAIRAAELAAPKPADTVLILGMGPIGLLALQAVQQYGVREIIVVDMNEDRLGIARALGAKHLICPSAVDTLEEVKRLTGGAGVNAAIDAVGAGLTRKQAVLACKGGGRTVFTGLHEEESVLPVNIAIRSEVSMTGAFAYSSLNFQTALKWIAEGRMGLSEGVVEAPLHEGGYWFEKLLNQPGHVSKVLLVPGGTS, from the coding sequence ATGCAGGCACTCATGTACGAAGGTCCTAAAGTCATGCAAATCCGGGAAGTCGGTCTTCCCGCCGCAGGAGAAGACGACATCGTGATCCGGGTCGCGTACTCCGGCATATGCGGTTCGGAGCTGAGCGGATACCTGGGCAAAAACACACTGCGCAAGCCGCCGATGATCTTCGGCCACGAATTCTCCGGCACGATTGCCGCCATTGGCGGCCGGGCGGAGGCGGGCGGCAGGTGGCGCATCGGTCAGCGCGTCACCGCGAACCCGCTCGTTACCTGCGGGCATTGCGAGCCCTGCCTTAGCGGCAGGCAGCAGCTGTGCTTGTCGCGCCAATTATTGTCCGCGGCGCTGCCTGGCAGCAACGCGGAATACGTGAAGCTTCCGGCCGCGTTCGTCTATGCGCTGCCGGATGAGGTGACCCTCCGGCAGGCCGCCATGACGGAGCCTGCCGCCTGTGCGATTCGCGCAGCGGAGCTTGCTGCGCCCAAACCGGCCGATACGGTGCTCATCCTCGGGATGGGCCCGATCGGCCTGCTTGCGCTGCAAGCCGTGCAGCAATACGGCGTGCGAGAGATTATTGTCGTCGATATGAACGAGGATCGCCTCGGTATTGCCCGCGCGCTGGGCGCGAAGCATCTGATCTGTCCCTCGGCCGTCGATACGCTGGAGGAAGTGAAGCGTCTGACGGGCGGAGCAGGCGTTAACGCTGCAATCGACGCCGTTGGCGCAGGCTTAACGCGCAAGCAGGCTGTGCTGGCCTGCAAAGGCGGCGGACGCACCGTATTCACGGGCCTGCACGAGGAAGAATCCGTGCTGCCGGTCAATATTGCGATACGCAGCGAGGTGTCGATGACCGGCGCGTTTGCCTATTCGTCCTTGAATTTTCAAACGGCGCTGAAGTGGATCGCGGAAGGCCGGATGGGGCTGTCCGAAGGGGTCGTGGAAGCGCCCCTGCACGAAGGCGGGTACTGGTTCGAGAAGCTGCTCAATCAACCGGGTCATGTCTCGAAGGTGCTGCTTGTTCCGGGAGGCACGTCCTAA
- a CDS encoding ABC transporter substrate-binding protein, translated as MNGAKRGFSIKATSMLRRAALAAVLAMAVETVTSCQNPFNSTPQEEAAHEGHEEIQLEFWNVGLDGSTDNTKDVSADSALYRYVDKFEKENPGVVVHVVNLQADQITTLLKAARASKKGPDLIGQRAGGATNDFQDILTPLDRYLTAEEKGSYRGLDIGRVNFQPNGRIQALPYNITTYNIFYNKAVFAKAGFMKTPVIKTWNDFLALCAELKAKGIMPLFVGEQEGYTAAWMTSEFMLDMLGPKGLSKLYAQGLKFSSPSFKQAIRTWKQVYDDKYTNPDYVTLSSEEAMRKFGDSGAAMTINGSWTINDLISQLGGNLGTMQIPAISKNAPFGDYLVSQPGANISVSVFTKHTDLAVKFVEFITSGEFQMEYYKDTGDIPANTKADLTKIDNAITQESLSWINKGWTSLGFDTLIPGEASSEFYRLASAVLYGRVSVDELASSIDSKIKP; from the coding sequence ATGAACGGGGCGAAGAGGGGATTCTCTATTAAAGCAACAAGTATGCTCAGAAGAGCGGCACTGGCCGCCGTCCTCGCGATGGCGGTTGAAACGGTTACCTCCTGCCAGAATCCGTTCAACAGTACGCCGCAGGAAGAAGCCGCGCATGAAGGGCACGAGGAGATTCAGCTTGAATTCTGGAACGTAGGCTTGGACGGTTCGACGGACAACACGAAGGACGTGAGTGCCGACAGCGCGCTGTATCGGTACGTGGACAAGTTCGAGAAGGAAAATCCCGGCGTAGTCGTACATGTGGTGAATTTACAAGCGGATCAAATTACGACGCTGCTTAAAGCGGCGCGTGCCTCCAAGAAAGGCCCTGACCTGATCGGGCAGCGGGCCGGGGGGGCGACGAATGATTTTCAAGATATTTTAACGCCGCTTGACCGGTATTTGACAGCAGAAGAGAAAGGTTCATACAGGGGCCTTGATATAGGGCGAGTGAATTTTCAGCCGAACGGACGTATTCAGGCGCTGCCGTATAACATAACGACCTATAACATTTTCTATAATAAAGCCGTGTTCGCGAAAGCAGGGTTTATGAAGACGCCGGTAATTAAGACATGGAACGACTTCTTGGCGTTGTGCGCGGAGCTGAAGGCGAAGGGGATTATGCCCCTCTTCGTCGGGGAGCAAGAGGGCTATACGGCGGCTTGGATGACGAGCGAATTTATGCTGGATATGCTCGGGCCTAAAGGGCTCTCGAAGCTGTACGCGCAGGGCTTGAAATTCAGCAGCCCTTCATTCAAGCAGGCCATTCGAACATGGAAGCAGGTGTACGACGACAAGTACACGAACCCCGACTATGTGACGCTGAGCAGCGAAGAAGCCATGCGGAAGTTTGGCGATAGCGGGGCGGCGATGACGATCAACGGCAGCTGGACGATCAACGACTTGATCAGTCAGCTGGGCGGCAATTTAGGCACGATGCAGATCCCGGCGATCAGCAAAAATGCTCCATTTGGGGACTATCTAGTTTCCCAGCCCGGTGCTAACATTAGTGTATCTGTATTCACCAAGCATACGGATCTAGCGGTTAAATTCGTTGAATTCATCACGAGCGGTGAATTTCAAATGGAATACTACAAGGACACGGGCGACATCCCCGCGAATACGAAGGCGGATCTCACCAAGATCGACAATGCCATCACCCAAGAGTCGTTGTCTTGGATCAACAAGGGCTGGACGAGTCTCGGCTTCGATACGCTTATTCCGGGGGAAGCAAGCAGCGAGTTCTACCGATTGGCATCGGCGGTTCTCTACGGGCGGGTAAGCGTAGACGAACTGGCATCAAGCATCGACAGCAAAATCAAGCCCTGA